In Salvia miltiorrhiza cultivar Shanhuang (shh) chromosome 4, IMPLAD_Smil_shh, whole genome shotgun sequence, the DNA window atttaaaatgtaaaagttacatttatttaaagattaaaattttaaaaacatcTCTCCACtctctgatttttttttttgaataaatctattttttaattctttttttatttttattttcatttttataacttttttgtcttttcataaaatcaatttttataattgtaattttttttcaatattcatcacaaatatagtaaaaattaaattttttattatatttataaataatataattgagttgatatcagttttatataaatataaaattataaaaatgtttCTCATGCATTTCACGGGGTGTAAATGCTAGTGATCATGAATTTATTAGCAAAGTCATGAATCCATTATAAATCTTCATGATTTAAGAGATgcaaaatgattttattttattcgatAAATACTTGGacttattttattcaaattttgTAGGTGacgatttaattttttttacttcatCATTTTTTACATCgaattcattaaaatatatgGACAATATAATATTAAGATGATTATATAGTTTTCATAAATACTCCATCTGCCACAGCTATCTTGagacactttcctttttgagtgtCCCACCTAGCTAGCTATCTTCagacatttccttatttggcaaaagttttacaatttattcacatttttatttttttcaccaacacacaaaatattactttcttaattctcgtgtccaaAAAAAAGTCTCAAGATAGCCGGGACGGAGGAGTATGATAAAAGTTTATTTCAAAAAGCTCTAGATTATCAAAATTCAGTTGATCTAGTATTAGCATGCGAATATTCATGTATGAACTTTTATTCAAGAAATTCtcaagggaaaaaaaaaaggaatttaaGAAACTTTACATcttttttaattactttaatTTTGAGTTCAAATTTTACGATGAGCCATTAATATGTACGTACAATGTCAATTATAATGAATATGTATCAaccatttttcaaaaaaaaattatatatatatatatatatatatatatatatataatctaacAACCCTTTAAAATGCAGAATTCAAACAAAGAGTCGAGCCTCATCAAAACTTCATCTGGGAAAACTGTATGATGAATAGATCTACCACTGATGCATAGTAATGTGTGTGTTGGTCAAATATAACATAGATATATTTATCGAGACAAGATTAGATAAAATCCTCCACTCACGTAAAAtttcttgtttattttgatggattgaaattctaattatgatatctcaaaatttttgattatttttattatttaatctaaTTTTGCTTCATTCTTATCCTATTAAAATaatgagattggagaaatcttaactttaaggataaaaatactcaataatgcatcttatcaatcacGTAAAATAAACGCGTCTTATATGTATGATCAATATCTAAatatcaaatacatatatcaaaCAATAAAATGTAACATAAAGACGAAGTTATATAATACTTCATTCATCCatgaaagattttttttttttttttgtttgagacgtccacaaaaaaaaattgtacctATTTGGATTATCACCCATCACTTATAAATACTTGAGTTAtctttatttttcacttttacaCCACTTTTAATATTAGTACAATACATTTAATTTTTACCACTCCTAATAGTAATTTATTGTGTCCCATTTGGAGATACAAAAATTCAAGTTGCAGCAAACATTTCCCATTTGTGTCACCATCAAAAACCGCCTTTccactaataatattaatttattgtgtCCCCTCCGATCCCCGATAGCTTAAAAAGCCCAAGAAATTGCGATTCCATTTAGTATttgcgatgaaagatcaagaaaGGGTGGTACCGATCGCGAACGTGAGCCGGATCATGAAGAAATCCCTCCCTCCCAACGCCAAGATCTCAAAGGAAGCGAAAGAAACAGTGCTGGAATGCGTGTCGGAGTTCATAAGCTTCGTGACGGGGGAGGCCTCTGATAAATGCCAGAGGGAGAAGAGGAAGACCATCAATGGCGATGATCTGCTGTGGGCCATGACAACTCTTGGATTCCAGAACTATGTTGAGCCCCTTAAGGATTATCTCACCACTTACAGAGACACTTCTTCTCCTATTGATGATCAGACCAAGATTGCTACTGCAAACCCTAGTTTTTTGCAGGGTTTTAGCAGTGATGGTGGAGGAGTCGTTATCGAATTCGCCACTTCATCATGGTGTTGAGTGGTAAGAAATTAACACTATATTAATTCAGATGAACAAAAAGAAATTACCTCTTCACTGTGTTTTAATTGATGTTCAGTTCAGTGATTTGATTTAAGTACCAAGTAAACAATTCAATATGTACGTATTCCATCTCATGTCCCATAATTATTTACTTATAAATATCGTTGCTTCTTTTTTATCTGAAATGTTACTCATATCATTATATAATACGACTCCATATTACATATAATATTATTGAATCAGAATACCTAATATGATCAAGATAATAATTGTTCTATATAAATAAGATGATAGAGGCATTACTCCAAGTCATTATTCACGCTTTACAGGGACTGAAAATTACAAGAGATTTTTCTGAAACTTATTGTCTATGCAACATCAAAAATTTAATATGGGATCGCACAAAATATCGAAATAATTATCATTTGTGacaatttttattaatgtataatctaattaattaacgGCCATCGTTTGAACATACTAATATAACGAAATACTATGAAAGTTTTTATATTTGTACAATGGAAACTTAATGAATCCAACAGCCTCTATTAGGAAAACAAACAGAGCTTTTCATTATGTTTTGTGTCATGACTCGTGAATGTTACTTCACTTGAAAAATACGACTGTTTTCGATTTAGGAACAATACTGATAAATGATTTTACATTCACATTTTGATATTATTGATAAATCCTACGTCTTATATATCAAtaacatgaaaaataattacacAAAATAAATGCACAAAATAATTCAAACTctacaatatatttttaattaaatgcgatttattaaaaaaaaagataaaggaaaactaaaaaaacccttgaaagtaGAATGCTGAACGTTCTACAATATATAGAGCCACAAAATAATCATTtccaataatttttaatcatttcCTACAAAAATCAGCAACCAATTGCTCAAAAAATATTCCTCGTGCAACAaggataaatattttttttagagggACAAGGATAAATAGTTAAGAAGCTT includes these proteins:
- the LOC131021728 gene encoding nuclear transcription factor Y subunit B-3-like encodes the protein MKDQERVVPIANVSRIMKKSLPPNAKISKEAKETVLECVSEFISFVTGEASDKCQREKRKTINGDDLLWAMTTLGFQNYVEPLKDYLTTYRDTSSPIDDQTKIATANPSFLQGFSSDGGGVVIEFATSSWC